Proteins encoded by one window of Clostridium perfringens:
- a CDS encoding YjjW family glycine radical enzyme activase codes for MALINKIIPFSCVDGPGNRMVIFFQGCNFKCLYCHNPETINKCISCGKCVENCEVGALSISDGKVIWDEEECISCDKCIKLCEHMSSPKLKEYSVEELVKKIEKDSFFIRGITVSGGECTLNSEFLIKLFREVKKLGLTCFVDTNGNTKLDDELINLTDKFMLDVKSIDEKENIWLTKSSNKLVLENLKRILELDKMYEVRTVIAKGINSEKTVDEVSKIIGDKCRYKLIKYRPFGVREEGIKVHGTISPEDSYMNELKERSIANGCIDTIIT; via the coding sequence ATGGCTTTAATAAATAAGATAATTCCATTTTCTTGTGTTGATGGACCAGGAAATAGAATGGTTATATTTTTTCAAGGATGTAATTTTAAGTGTTTGTATTGCCACAATCCTGAAACTATAAATAAATGTATATCTTGTGGAAAATGCGTTGAAAATTGTGAAGTAGGTGCCTTATCAATTAGTGATGGAAAAGTTATTTGGGATGAGGAAGAATGTATTTCTTGTGATAAATGTATAAAGCTATGCGAGCATATGTCTTCTCCTAAACTTAAGGAATATTCAGTAGAAGAGCTTGTAAAAAAGATAGAAAAAGACAGCTTTTTTATAAGAGGAATAACTGTTAGTGGTGGAGAATGTACTTTAAACTCTGAATTTTTAATAAAGCTTTTTAGAGAAGTTAAAAAACTTGGATTGACTTGCTTTGTTGATACTAATGGTAATACTAAATTAGATGATGAGCTTATAAATCTTACAGATAAGTTTATGCTTGATGTTAAGTCAATTGATGAAAAAGAAAATATTTGGCTAACTAAATCATCAAACAAATTAGTTTTAGAAAATTTAAAAAGAATATTAGAGTTAGACAAGATGTATGAAGTTAGAACTGTTATAGCTAAAGGAATAAATAGCGAAAAAACAGTGGATGAAGTTTCTAAAATCATTGGCGATAAATGTAGATATAAACTTATAAAATATAGACCCTTTGGAGTTAGAGAAGAGGGTATAAAGGTTCATGGAACTATAAGTCCAGAAGATAGTTATATGAATGAATTGAAAGAAAGATCTATAGCTAATGGATGTATTGATACAATAATAACTTAA
- a CDS encoding YcxB family protein: MKIKYKNSIDDLVKLNMDIFKKDPIIQKRIKIKHVILPIFIILDFLVVSWFNNFIMNKLSYLFLAFCLFIIIPWILFYPKLAEFQYRKMLIKRLKNNIKNDFDLIFTIDKSGIREESQNGNVTYCWDKVEEVKDIGTHIFIYISNLNAIVIPSNSFRDEREKNELIKIINENIKKTI, translated from the coding sequence ATGAAAATAAAATATAAAAATAGTATAGATGATTTAGTAAAATTGAATATGGATATATTTAAAAAAGATCCAATTATTCAAAAAAGAATAAAAATAAAACATGTTATACTTCCAATTTTTATTATACTTGATTTTTTAGTAGTTAGTTGGTTTAATAATTTTATTATGAACAAACTTTCATATTTATTTTTAGCTTTTTGTTTATTTATAATTATACCATGGATTTTGTTTTATCCTAAGTTGGCAGAATTTCAATATAGAAAAATGTTAATAAAAAGACTTAAAAATAATATAAAAAATGATTTTGATTTAATATTTACTATAGACAAAAGTGGAATTAGAGAAGAAAGTCAAAATGGAAATGTAACATATTGTTGGGATAAAGTAGAAGAAGTAAAAGATATAGGTACGCACATATTTATATATATTTCTAATTTAAATGCAATTGTTATTCCTAGTAATTCATTTAGAGATGAAAGAGAAAAAAATGAGTTAATAAAAATAATAAATGAAAATATAAAAAAAACTATATAG
- a CDS encoding DNA-binding response regulator produces MSDENIYITLNTFYKPCRRLENIKELNTLFIDLDYYKTYKTKDQVLMDLEKNYFNQSIPIPNYVIDSGRGMYLIWLINAVPSQALPLWKAVQDYLYKQLKCFGADRQALDATRILRVPGSINSKSKTVVNILDEYEYVYDLREIQNGFLPELKPYEKKKGRPSKINYIYRERSLYYGRIQDIIKLCELREYDLKGHRELILFLYRYYLCSFTEDIEKALNDALELNSMFRQALSEREVIRATRSAERCYLDKNKQYKYKNETLIELLEITEEEQKDMTIIISKKE; encoded by the coding sequence ATGAGTGATGAAAATATCTATATAACTCTAAATACCTTTTATAAACCTTGTAGGCGGTTAGAAAACATAAAAGAGTTAAATACATTATTTATAGACTTAGATTATTATAAAACTTATAAAACTAAAGATCAGGTATTAATGGACTTAGAAAAGAACTATTTTAATCAAAGTATTCCTATTCCTAATTATGTAATAGATAGTGGGAGAGGAATGTATTTAATTTGGTTAATAAATGCAGTACCTAGTCAAGCATTACCATTATGGAAAGCAGTACAAGATTATTTATATAAGCAATTAAAGTGTTTTGGAGCAGATAGACAAGCATTAGATGCAACTAGGATATTAAGAGTACCAGGAAGTATAAATTCTAAATCAAAAACAGTAGTAAATATATTAGATGAGTACGAATATGTTTATGATTTAAGAGAAATACAAAATGGATTTTTACCTGAATTAAAGCCATATGAAAAGAAAAAGGGTAGACCAAGTAAAATAAATTATATTTATAGAGAAAGAAGTTTATATTATGGAAGGATACAAGACATAATAAAACTTTGTGAACTAAGAGAATATGATTTAAAAGGGCATAGGGAGCTTATATTATTTTTATATAGATATTACCTTTGTAGCTTTACAGAAGACATTGAGAAGGCGTTAAATGATGCTTTAGAACTTAATAGTATGTTTAGACAAGCTTTAAGTGAAAGAGAAGTTATAAGAGCAACTAGGAGTGCTGAAAGATGTTATTTAGATAAAAATAAGCAATATAAGTATAAGAATGAAACTCTTATAGAGCTATTAGAAATTACTGAAGAAGAGCAAAAAGATATGACAATAATAATTTCTAAAAAAGAATAG
- a CDS encoding DeoR/GlpR family DNA-binding transcription regulator, whose product MKNAKGFVFKRQQAILKYLKENKFAKTEELATLLKTSNITIRRDFQNLEKEGVIRRKYGGAELIEGALSEDPYFNHTNIEREKIKDSIAKKAAEFIEDGDSIFINSSSTAIKLLEYIEDKRVMVITNNGKILGMNLSPNVEIILTGGEVYGRKQSMVGDIATQIISKITATKCFIGVSGINANTGISTSVLQETTVNMKMLENCNGPTFVLADNSKIGIHHNFSSGDISKVNYVITNEIEDDKSELEKLREKGVKIIFS is encoded by the coding sequence ATGAAAAACGCAAAAGGCTTTGTTTTTAAAAGACAACAGGCAATATTGAAATATTTAAAAGAAAATAAATTTGCTAAAACAGAAGAATTAGCTACTTTATTAAAAACATCTAATATAACAATAAGAAGAGATTTTCAAAATCTAGAAAAAGAAGGAGTTATAAGAAGAAAATACGGTGGTGCTGAACTTATTGAAGGAGCTTTGAGTGAAGACCCATATTTTAATCATACCAACATTGAGAGAGAAAAAATTAAAGATTCTATAGCTAAAAAAGCTGCTGAATTTATAGAAGATGGAGATAGTATATTTATAAACTCTAGTTCAACTGCAATAAAACTCTTAGAATATATAGAAGATAAAAGAGTTATGGTAATTACAAACAATGGCAAAATATTAGGTATGAATTTATCACCTAATGTAGAAATAATACTTACAGGCGGTGAAGTATATGGAAGAAAACAATCTATGGTTGGTGATATAGCCACTCAGATAATTTCTAAAATAACTGCAACTAAATGTTTTATAGGAGTTAGTGGTATAAATGCTAATACAGGAATCAGTACATCTGTTCTCCAGGAAACCACAGTAAATATGAAGATGCTTGAAAATTGTAATGGGCCAACTTTTGTCTTAGCAGATAACTCCAAAATAGGAATACATCATAATTTTTCTAGTGGAGATATTTCTAAAGTTAATTATGTAATTACAAATGAAATTGAAGATGATAAGTCTGAACTTGAAAAATTAAGAGAAAAAGGAGTAAAAATAATATTCTCATAA
- a CDS encoding YjjI family glycine radical enzyme yields MNRVLEILKDKSLTYHQQIKDLAAYAESTIEVLNIDDETKKLIDEGCICTLFEGNAPFRPRYIIPDYSLLMEKGCEFLNLSVPEDIWEATNNLLIFYKHVPSITTFPVYLGNIDELLEPFIEDEREAKRAIKLFLKHIDRTLTDSFVHANIGPRETVAGRLILESMDELQCAVPNLSMKYDLENTPESFINLCAKVALSTAKPSFANHKMDVKSFGTDRYAIASCYNGFHIGGGGYTLVRIKLNEVAKKATSVEDFLENVLPYVSTKMIQYIDERIRFLVEETQFFTSNFLVKEVFIQKKLFTGMFGVVGLAEAVNTLLGAEKQGDRFGYSEKANKLGLRIIEKLNKIVSEHEAKHVNCFGGHYVLHAQVGIDLDQNVSPGCRIPVGEEPELFNHIIQSAPFHKYFYNGIGDIFVFEYTYNDHPEALVDIIKGAFNSGIRYMSVYGSGADVVRVTGYLAKRSEVEKLERGEAVLNNTDLFAMGAKNNCHAFERKIRK; encoded by the coding sequence ATGAATAGAGTATTAGAGATACTAAAGGATAAATCATTAACATATCATCAGCAAATTAAAGATTTAGCTGCTTATGCAGAAAGCACAATTGAAGTGTTAAATATTGATGATGAAACAAAAAAACTAATAGATGAAGGGTGTATATGTACTCTTTTTGAGGGGAATGCACCATTTAGGCCTAGATACATAATTCCAGATTATTCTTTACTTATGGAAAAGGGATGTGAATTTTTAAATCTTTCAGTTCCAGAGGATATATGGGAAGCAACTAATAACCTATTAATTTTCTATAAGCATGTGCCTTCAATAACTACATTTCCAGTTTACCTTGGAAATATAGATGAGCTTTTAGAGCCATTTATAGAAGATGAAAGGGAAGCGAAAAGAGCAATTAAATTATTTTTAAAGCACATAGATAGAACATTAACTGATTCTTTTGTACATGCTAATATAGGGCCAAGAGAGACTGTAGCAGGAAGATTAATATTAGAGTCTATGGATGAACTTCAATGTGCAGTTCCAAATTTAAGTATGAAGTATGATTTAGAAAATACTCCAGAGAGTTTTATAAATTTATGTGCAAAGGTTGCTTTAAGTACAGCTAAACCTAGTTTTGCAAATCATAAAATGGATGTGAAAAGCTTTGGAACAGATAGATATGCTATAGCAAGTTGTTATAATGGATTTCATATTGGTGGGGGTGGATATACCCTTGTAAGAATAAAATTAAATGAGGTAGCTAAGAAGGCTACTTCAGTAGAGGACTTTTTAGAGAATGTATTACCTTATGTAAGCACTAAAATGATTCAGTATATTGATGAAAGAATAAGATTTTTAGTTGAGGAAACTCAGTTCTTTACTTCTAATTTCTTAGTAAAAGAAGTATTTATTCAGAAAAAATTATTTACAGGAATGTTTGGAGTAGTAGGTCTAGCAGAGGCTGTAAATACTTTATTAGGAGCAGAGAAACAAGGTGATAGATTTGGGTATTCAGAAAAAGCTAATAAACTTGGATTAAGGATAATAGAGAAATTAAATAAAATAGTATCAGAGCATGAAGCTAAACATGTAAATTGCTTTGGAGGACACTATGTTCTTCATGCACAAGTAGGAATTGATTTAGACCAAAATGTATCACCAGGATGTAGAATACCAGTTGGAGAAGAACCAGAATTATTTAACCATATAATTCAATCAGCACCATTCCATAAATATTTTTATAATGGAATAGGAGATATATTTGTATTTGAATATACATATAATGATCATCCAGAAGCCTTAGTTGATATTATAAAGGGTGCCTTTAATTCAGGAATAAGATATATGTCTGTCTATGGAAGTGGAGCAGATGTAGTAAGGGTAACTGGATATTTAGCTAAGCGTTCAGAGGTAGAAAAGCTTGAAAGGGGAGAGGCTGTTCTTAATAATACAGACCTATTTGCCATGGGAGCAAAGAATAATTGTCATGCCTTTGAAAGAAAAATTAGAAAGTAA
- a CDS encoding AAA family ATPase → MDFKEALSTVNLVLMTGEVPLLIGESGIGKTSLAKELSRINNYHLVTIDGNLLKEGEIGGLPMVEKKEILFKGDLVKKSVTKYATHVKLMEIDDHIEKGEKVLLFIDELNRCEHAVQQELMNLILNREINGYKLNEDVYILAAMNPSNKYDNYEDSDYQVIEMDPAQEDRFVWIDISSNLKEWMSWAMGDGNIHEHIIEFLSTFPEYFHTPNSLETIKATPRSWERVSKAYRVYLSNKKNFSKEILYNALKGNVGSTIAQEFIAYISNLNKPIISNEEIFESDVLGFNIRERIMSENHSRMYIIAKSALYYLEGLKDYNKELEVFSDLLSCYPKDLRLGIMKEIKSDHSEELYRNLLNEDKFLEAFFEIYS, encoded by the coding sequence GTGGATTTTAAAGAAGCGTTAAGTACAGTTAATTTAGTTCTTATGACAGGAGAAGTACCTCTTTTAATAGGAGAAAGTGGTATAGGAAAAACTTCTTTAGCAAAGGAACTTAGTAGAATAAATAATTATCATTTGGTTACTATAGATGGAAATCTTCTTAAGGAAGGAGAAATAGGTGGTCTTCCAATGGTAGAGAAGAAAGAAATCCTATTTAAAGGAGATTTAGTAAAAAAAAGCGTAACAAAATATGCTACACATGTAAAACTTATGGAAATTGATGATCATATTGAAAAGGGAGAAAAAGTTCTTTTATTTATTGATGAATTAAATAGATGTGAGCATGCAGTGCAACAAGAACTTATGAACCTTATATTAAATAGAGAGATAAATGGATATAAGTTAAATGAGGATGTATATATATTAGCAGCTATGAATCCATCAAATAAATATGATAACTATGAAGATAGTGATTATCAGGTTATTGAAATGGATCCAGCCCAAGAAGATAGATTTGTTTGGATAGATATTAGTTCAAATCTTAAAGAGTGGATGAGTTGGGCAATGGGAGATGGAAATATCCATGAACATATAATAGAATTTTTATCAACATTCCCTGAATATTTCCATACTCCTAATTCACTAGAAACAATAAAAGCTACTCCAAGAAGTTGGGAGAGGGTTTCTAAGGCTTATAGAGTGTATTTATCAAATAAGAAGAACTTTTCTAAGGAAATATTATATAATGCTTTAAAGGGAAATGTAGGCTCAACAATAGCACAAGAATTTATAGCATATATAAGTAATCTTAATAAACCTATTATTTCTAATGAAGAAATTTTCGAAAGTGATGTTTTAGGATTTAATATTAGAGAGAGAATAATGAGTGAAAATCATTCAAGAATGTATATAATAGCTAAGAGTGCTTTATATTATCTTGAGGGATTAAAGGATTATAATAAAGAATTAGAAGTGTTCTCAGATTTATTATCTTGTTATCCTAAGGATTTAAGACTAGGAATAATGAAGGAAATAAAAAGCGATCACTCAGAAGAATTATATAGAAATTTATTAAATGAGGATAAGTTCTTAGAAGCATTCTTTGAGATATATAGCTAG
- a CDS encoding polysaccharide deacetylase family protein: MKKNIKNIALVLLIIFVVALIVITFKIIKFRKNTVTDIKACGNKITFNSNVKREEIEYLKVDGEKDRPVNKVEGLNLFINNSKVNLSDKIYEKNLRYYISLEDLEKNGQVSIDGNKILSKINKNYIDLEKKEILKEKDKLDLRGEVLDLDHKKYISINDFKELIEARDDWYENKNSIYMFQGKTNNINCNYKVNEGKAALIRIEDVSAGGVFSEDNNMEKMKYLSDYFKANNIVFHIAWIPRYINPEKNIDNDLLKNNNFENVHFINMLDHLINRGAVIGLHGYTHQHNNQISGLGVELKWNVNSNKNKVLKVVESSLKTAKTLNIPIGFFESPHYKADRNQQKIIEQYFPVMFEPYAGYWNLNPLISFSNKSTLYVPAPLGYVKDNGETVARRIRNYSNEILTAFFIHPYIFLGSIENKNNSLNNEEIYELNENSPILKIISALKERGCKTITVNELNNQIT, from the coding sequence GTGAAGAAAAATATTAAGAACATAGCTTTAGTATTGTTAATAATTTTTGTGGTGGCTTTAATTGTTATAACATTTAAAATAATTAAATTTAGAAAAAATACAGTGACAGATATAAAAGCTTGTGGCAATAAAATAACTTTTAATTCTAATGTTAAAAGAGAAGAAATAGAGTATTTAAAAGTTGATGGAGAGAAGGATAGACCAGTAAATAAGGTTGAAGGGTTAAATTTATTTATAAATAATAGTAAAGTTAATTTAAGTGATAAAATTTATGAAAAGAATTTAAGGTATTATATTTCTTTAGAAGATTTAGAGAAAAATGGACAAGTATCAATTGATGGAAATAAGATTTTAAGTAAGATAAATAAAAATTACATAGATTTAGAGAAAAAAGAGATTTTAAAAGAAAAGGATAAATTAGATTTAAGAGGAGAAGTTTTAGATTTAGATCATAAAAAATACATTTCTATAAATGATTTTAAAGAGCTTATTGAAGCTAGGGATGATTGGTACGAAAATAAAAACTCAATTTATATGTTTCAGGGTAAAACTAATAATATAAACTGCAATTATAAAGTTAATGAAGGAAAAGCTGCTTTAATAAGAATAGAGGATGTTAGTGCTGGGGGAGTTTTTTCTGAAGATAATAATATGGAAAAAATGAAATATTTAAGTGATTATTTTAAAGCTAATAATATAGTATTTCACATAGCTTGGATACCTAGATACATAAACCCTGAAAAAAACATAGATAATGATTTGCTTAAAAATAATAATTTTGAAAATGTGCATTTTATAAATATGCTAGATCATTTAATAAATAGAGGGGCTGTAATTGGTCTTCATGGATATACTCACCAACATAATAATCAAATAAGTGGACTTGGGGTAGAGTTAAAATGGAATGTTAATAGCAATAAAAATAAAGTTTTAAAGGTTGTTGAATCCTCATTAAAGACAGCTAAGACTTTAAATATACCTATAGGTTTCTTTGAAAGTCCACATTATAAAGCAGATAGAAATCAGCAAAAAATAATAGAACAATACTTTCCAGTTATGTTTGAACCCTATGCTGGATATTGGAACTTAAATCCATTAATAAGTTTTAGTAACAAGTCTACATTATATGTACCTGCTCCTTTAGGATATGTTAAGGACAATGGAGAGACTGTAGCTAGAAGAATTAGAAATTATAGCAATGAAATTTTAACGGCATTTTTCATACATCCATATATTTTTTTAGGAAGTATAGAGAATAAAAATAATAGCCTAAATAATGAGGAAATATATGAGTTAAATGAAAATTCACCTATATTAAAGATAATATCAGCTTTAAAAGAGAGAGGATGCAAAACCATAACTGTTAATGAATTAAACAATCAAATTACGTAG
- a CDS encoding GTP pyrophosphokinase encodes MAIQNWKDFLTPYDQAVSELKVKLRSIRKEFRRKNEYSPIEFVTGRVKEVSSILEKANKYSIPVDRIQYEMEDIAGIRIMCQFVDDIDTVVNIIRNRKDMQVLYEKDYVSNVKPSGYRSYHVVIRYPINMADGQKDILAEFQIRTLAMNFWATIEHSLNYKYKKNLPKDIQFKLKRAADAAFTLDEEMLEIKDEIKDAQTLFEVKSDIISTIMNSILNLISIGKVAEASRYQISLNKLIEEGEVWELNNLLRAVQRDIDKYNI; translated from the coding sequence ATGGCTATACAAAATTGGAAAGACTTTTTAACTCCTTATGATCAAGCAGTAAGTGAATTAAAGGTAAAGTTAAGAAGTATTAGAAAAGAATTTAGAAGAAAAAATGAATATTCTCCAATCGAGTTTGTAACTGGAAGGGTGAAAGAGGTATCTAGTATATTAGAAAAGGCAAATAAATATAGTATTCCTGTAGATAGAATCCAATATGAGATGGAGGATATTGCAGGTATAAGAATAATGTGCCAATTTGTTGATGATATAGATACTGTTGTCAATATTATAAGGAATAGAAAAGATATGCAAGTTCTTTATGAAAAGGACTATGTTAGCAATGTAAAACCAAGTGGCTATAGAAGCTATCATGTGGTTATAAGATATCCTATAAATATGGCAGATGGACAAAAAGATATACTTGCTGAATTTCAAATAAGAACTTTAGCAATGAATTTCTGGGCTACAATAGAACATTCTTTAAATTATAAGTATAAAAAGAATCTGCCAAAGGACATACAATTTAAATTAAAACGTGCAGCTGATGCAGCATTTACTTTAGATGAAGAAATGCTTGAAATAAAAGATGAAATAAAGGATGCTCAAACTTTATTTGAGGTTAAATCAGATATTATAAGTACTATAATGAATAGTATATTAAATCTTATTTCAATAGGAAAAGTGGCTGAGGCTTCTAGATATCAAATAAGTTTAAATAAACTTATTGAAGAGGGAGAAGTTTGGGAACTTAATAATTTATTAAGAGCTGTCCAAAGAGACATAGATAAGTATAATATATAA
- the ulaG gene encoding L-ascorbate 6-phosphate lactonase, protein MSKVNEITRESWILNTFPEWGTWLNEEIENEVVKPGTFSMWWLGCTGIWLKTQGNTNICIDFWCGSGKRTKKNPYINPEHQMARMCGGKKLQPNLRVAPFVLDPFAIKNVDAIISTHDHNDHIDINVAAAVLKNCSEDVPFIGPQACVDKWIGWGVPKERCIVVKPGDVIKIKDIQLHALESFDRTALITAPPEGDLRGKMPVDMDYKAVNYLIETPGGNLYHSGDSHYSNYYAKHGNDYKIDVALGSYGENPRGITDKMTSVDILRMAEALNTQVVIPFHHDIWSNFQADTNEILALYDMKKYRLQYKFTPFIWQVGGKFTFPEDKDKREYHYPRGFDDCFSVDINLPYNSFL, encoded by the coding sequence ATGAGTAAAGTAAATGAAATAACAAGAGAATCATGGATTTTAAATACATTTCCAGAATGGGGAACTTGGTTAAATGAAGAGATAGAAAATGAAGTGGTTAAACCAGGAACATTTTCTATGTGGTGGCTTGGATGTACAGGTATATGGCTTAAAACTCAAGGAAATACAAACATATGTATAGATTTTTGGTGCGGAAGCGGAAAAAGAACAAAGAAGAATCCTTACATAAATCCAGAGCATCAAATGGCAAGAATGTGTGGAGGTAAGAAACTACAACCTAATTTAAGAGTTGCACCTTTTGTATTAGATCCATTTGCAATAAAGAATGTTGATGCAATAATATCAACACATGATCATAACGATCATATAGATATAAATGTTGCAGCTGCAGTTTTAAAAAATTGTTCAGAAGATGTTCCATTTATAGGACCACAAGCATGTGTTGATAAATGGATAGGATGGGGAGTACCAAAGGAAAGATGTATAGTTGTTAAACCAGGAGATGTAATAAAAATAAAAGATATTCAATTACATGCTTTAGAATCTTTTGATAGAACAGCTTTAATAACAGCTCCTCCAGAAGGAGATTTAAGAGGAAAAATGCCAGTAGATATGGATTATAAGGCTGTTAACTATTTAATAGAAACTCCAGGAGGAAATCTTTATCATAGTGGAGATTCACATTATTCAAATTATTATGCTAAGCATGGAAATGATTATAAAATAGATGTTGCTCTTGGATCATATGGAGAAAACCCAAGAGGTATTACAGATAAAATGACATCAGTAGATATTTTAAGAATGGCTGAAGCGTTAAATACTCAAGTAGTAATACCATTCCATCATGATATATGGTCAAACTTCCAAGCTGATACAAATGAAATATTAGCATTATACGACATGAAAAAATATAGATTACAATATAAATTTACACCATTTATATGGCAAGTAGGTGGAAAGTTTACATTCCCAGAAGATAAGGATAAGAGAGAATATCATTATCCAAGAGGATTCGATGACTGTTTCTCTGTAGATATAAACTTACCATATAACTCATTCCTATAA
- a CDS encoding vWA domain-containing protein, with protein sequence MDFERTRRKLLNIAMEAEEENKPLTDDFKREFWSLIEKVIISLYDKENSFFGQFLIHVKREIRTDIKWPIATKPEMGYFTMVFNPRIILECDLKEVQALLKHEVYHIMMSHYAREKALSRKYSKLAVSIAMDIAINQYIKNLPPYSKRLDYVNLEYNLELKPDMPMEKYAEEIQKAIERRKKYGITGDDKNAGDLVSQEKSHEVWEEVSISLDSLEGTTKKTAINAYKGKAPKDLEKIILLMKEKPEIKWSEFLKDIIPTTRGSYRKTITRKDRRLPERLDLRGKLPNSIPKILIAIDVSASISDKEFENIIIEVLGIVRNKNAEIKVIECDDEIRRVYDLKGIKDIKPRSKKNGSTRFSPVFRYIKENNMRNHILVYFTDGVGEKDLEVKPINYRTLWVLTGKEQLSLNKSFGTVKHLEKEKGDGYTLMDGLQDMKDNLHDWAR encoded by the coding sequence ATGGATTTTGAAAGAACTAGGAGGAAACTTCTTAATATAGCAATGGAAGCTGAAGAGGAGAATAAGCCTTTAACAGATGATTTTAAGAGAGAATTTTGGAGTTTAATAGAGAAGGTAATAATCTCCCTTTATGATAAAGAAAATTCATTTTTTGGTCAGTTTTTAATTCATGTAAAGAGAGAAATAAGAACTGATATTAAATGGCCTATAGCCACTAAACCAGAAATGGGATATTTCACAATGGTATTTAACCCAAGAATAATATTAGAATGTGATTTAAAAGAGGTTCAGGCTCTTTTAAAGCATGAAGTATATCATATAATGATGTCTCATTATGCTAGAGAAAAGGCTTTAAGTAGAAAATATTCAAAACTTGCTGTTAGTATAGCTATGGATATAGCCATAAATCAGTATATAAAGAATTTACCTCCATATAGTAAAAGACTAGATTATGTGAATTTAGAATATAATCTAGAATTAAAACCAGATATGCCTATGGAAAAATATGCAGAAGAAATTCAAAAGGCAATTGAAAGAAGAAAAAAATATGGTATTACTGGTGATGATAAAAATGCTGGTGATTTAGTAAGCCAAGAAAAATCCCATGAAGTATGGGAAGAGGTTTCTATAAGCTTAGATAGTTTAGAGGGAACAACTAAGAAAACAGCCATAAATGCGTATAAGGGCAAGGCTCCTAAGGATTTAGAAAAAATAATCTTACTAATGAAAGAAAAACCAGAGATAAAGTGGAGTGAATTTTTAAAGGATATAATTCCTACAACAAGAGGAAGTTATAGAAAAACTATAACAAGAAAAGATAGACGTCTTCCAGAAAGATTAGACCTTAGAGGTAAATTGCCAAATTCTATTCCAAAAATATTAATAGCAATAGATGTTTCAGCATCCATCTCTGATAAAGAGTTTGAAAATATAATAATAGAAGTTTTAGGTATAGTAAGAAATAAAAATGCTGAAATAAAAGTTATTGAATGTGATGATGAAATAAGAAGAGTGTATGATTTAAAAGGAATAAAAGACATAAAGCCAAGAAGTAAGAAAAATGGTTCAACAAGATTTTCTCCAGTATTTAGATATATAAAAGAAAATAATATGAGAAATCATATTCTTGTATATTTTACAGATGGGGTTGGAGAAAAAGATTTAGAAGTTAAGCCTATAAATTATAGAACTCTTTGGGTTTTAACAGGCAAGGAACAATTAAGTTTAAATAAATCTTTTGGAACTGTTAAACATTTAGAAAAAGAAAAAGGGGATGGATATACCCTTATGGATGGCTTACAAGATATGAAGGATAATCTTCATGATTGGGCCAGATAA
- a CDS encoding PTS sugar transporter subunit IIA has product MLKELIEKGRYSFHDGFDNWEDAVKAACAPLEKEKVIEKEYADLIINSIKKHGPYIVIAPKIAIPHAQEGHGVNETAICFMKTNTPVSFGEGEEYDAQLFFVLASVDNEVHLKNLTKMVELISDEETVEKLLEAQSVEDLKKLV; this is encoded by the coding sequence ATGTTAAAAGAATTAATAGAAAAAGGTAGATATTCTTTTCATGATGGCTTTGATAATTGGGAGGATGCAGTTAAGGCTGCATGTGCTCCCTTAGAAAAAGAAAAAGTTATCGAAAAAGAGTATGCAGATTTAATAATAAATAGTATTAAAAAACATGGACCATATATAGTAATTGCGCCAAAGATTGCTATACCACATGCACAAGAAGGACATGGAGTTAATGAAACAGCTATATGCTTTATGAAAACGAATACTCCAGTGAGTTTTGGTGAAGGGGAAGAGTATGATGCTCAATTATTCTTTGTTTTAGCTTCAGTAGATAATGAAGTACATTTAAAGAATTTAACTAAAATGGTTGAGTTAATTTCAGATGAAGAAACTGTAGAAAAGCTTTTAGAAGCTCAATCAGTTGAGGATCTTAAAAAATTAGTATAA